In the genome of Streptococcus mitis, one region contains:
- a CDS encoding competence protein ComEC — MLQWIKNFPIPLIYLSFLLLWLYYAIFSSSYLALLGFVFLLICLFLQFPWKSASKVLMICGIFAFWFLFQNWQQSRASQNLVDSVERVRILPDTIKVNGDSLSFRGKSSSRTFQVYYKLQSENEKEAFQVLTDLHEIELEGKFSELEGQRNFGGFDYQAYLKTQGIYQTLNIKKIQSLQKVGSWDIGENLSSLRRKAVVWIKTHFPDPMRNYMTGLLLGNLDTDFEEMNELYSSLGIIHLFALSGMQVGFFMDGFKKLLLRLGLTKEKLKWLTYPFSLIYAGLTGFSASVIRSLLQKLLAQHGVKGLDNFALTVLVLSIIMPNFFLTAGGVLSCAYAFILTMTSKEGEGLKAVARESLVISLGILPILSFYFAEFQPLSILLTFVFSFLFDLVFLPLLSILFALSFLYPVIQLNFIFEWLEGIIRLVSQVTSRPLVFGQPNAWLLILLLISLALVYDLRKNIKRLAVLTLLITGLFLLTKHPLENEITMLDVGQGESIFLRDVTGKTILIDVGGKAESDKKIEKWQKKTMTSNAQRTLIPYLKSRGISKIDQLILTNTDKEHVGDLLEVTKSFHVGEILVSKGSLKQKEFVAELQATQTKVRSVTVGENLPIFGSQLEVLFPRKIGDGDHEDSLVLYGKLLDKNFLFTGNMEEKGEKDMLKYYPDLEVDVLKAGQHGSKNSSSSAFLEQLKPEMTIISVGKSNRMKLPHQETLTRLEAINSKVYRTDQQGAIRFKGWNSWKIESVRWEG; from the coding sequence ATGTTACAGTGGATTAAGAATTTCCCCATTCCCCTAATTTACCTGAGTTTTCTGTTACTTTGGCTTTATTACGCTATTTTCTCATCATCCTATCTTGCTTTGTTGGGCTTCGTTTTTCTGCTAATCTGTCTTTTTTTACAATTTCCTTGGAAATCTGCTAGCAAAGTTCTAATGATTTGCGGAATCTTTGCCTTCTGGTTTCTGTTTCAAAATTGGCAACAGAGTCGAGCGAGTCAAAATTTGGTGGATTCTGTTGAAAGGGTACGGATTCTGCCTGACACTATCAAGGTCAATGGTGATAGTCTGTCCTTTCGTGGTAAGTCTAGCAGTCGTACCTTCCAAGTTTACTATAAGCTTCAGTCCGAGAATGAAAAAGAAGCCTTTCAAGTCTTAACAGATCTTCATGAGATAGAGTTAGAAGGGAAGTTTTCGGAGCTAGAAGGGCAGAGAAATTTTGGTGGATTTGACTACCAAGCCTATCTGAAGACTCAGGGAATTTACCAGACTCTCAATATCAAAAAAATTCAGTCACTTCAAAAGGTTGGCAGTTGGGATATAGGTGAAAACCTGTCCAGTTTACGTCGAAAGGCTGTAGTTTGGATTAAGACGCACTTTCCAGATCCTATGCGAAATTACATGACAGGGCTTCTATTAGGAAATCTGGACACCGACTTTGAGGAGATGAATGAGCTTTATTCTAGTCTAGGAATTATCCACCTTTTTGCCTTGTCAGGCATGCAGGTAGGTTTTTTCATGGATGGATTTAAGAAACTTCTCTTGCGATTGGGTTTGACCAAAGAAAAGTTGAAATGGCTGACTTATCCCTTTTCCCTTATTTATGCAGGTCTGACAGGATTTTCAGCCTCGGTCATTCGCAGTCTTTTGCAAAAGTTACTGGCTCAACATGGTGTTAAGGGCTTAGATAATTTTGCCTTGACGGTGCTTGTCCTCTCTATCATCATGCCTAACTTTTTCTTGACAGCAGGAGGAGTCTTGTCCTGCGCTTATGCTTTTATCTTGACCATGACCAGCAAAGAAGGGGAGGGGCTTAAGGCTGTTGCTAGAGAAAGTCTAGTCATTTCCTTGGGAATATTGCCCATTTTATCTTTCTATTTTGCAGAATTTCAGCCATTGTCCATCCTCTTGACCTTTGTCTTTTCCTTTCTATTTGACTTGGTCTTCTTACCGCTCTTGTCCATCTTATTTGCACTTTCCTTTCTCTATCCAGTCATTCAGCTGAATTTTATTTTTGAGTGGTTGGAGGGGATTATTCGCTTGGTATCGCAGGTGACAAGTAGACCTCTGGTCTTTGGACAACCCAATGCATGGCTTTTAATCTTATTGTTAATTTCCTTGGCTTTGGTCTATGATTTGAGGAAAAACATTAAAAGGCTAGCAGTGTTGACCTTATTGATTACAGGGCTCTTTCTTCTGACCAAGCATCCACTGGAAAATGAAATTACCATGCTAGATGTTGGGCAAGGTGAGAGTATTTTCCTACGGGATGTAACCGGTAAGACCATTCTCATAGATGTCGGTGGCAAGGCAGAATCTGATAAGAAAATAGAAAAATGGCAAAAAAAGACGATGACCAGCAATGCCCAGCGAACCTTAATCCCCTATCTTAAAAGTCGAGGAATATCTAAGATTGATCAGCTGATTTTAACCAATACGGACAAGGAACATGTTGGAGATTTGTTGGAGGTGACCAAGTCTTTTCATGTCGGAGAGATTTTAGTATCAAAAGGCAGTTTGAAACAGAAGGAATTTGTGGCAGAACTACAGGCGACTCAAACCAAGGTGCGTAGTGTGACAGTAGGAGAGAACTTGCCAATTTTCGGAAGTCAGTTAGAAGTCCTATTTCCAAGGAAAATTGGAGATGGAGATCATGAAGACTCCCTAGTTCTGTATGGAAAACTACTGGATAAGAACTTTCTTTTTACAGGAAATATGGAGGAAAAAGGAGAGAAGGACATGCTGAAGTATTATCCTGACCTAGAGGTGGATGTTTTGAAAGCTGGCCAACATGGCTCTAAAAACTCATCAAGTTCAGCCTTTCTAGAACAGCTCAAACCAGAGATGACTATCATTTCAGTTGGAAAGAGCAATCGAATGAAACTCCCCCATCAGGAAACTTTGACCCGACTGGAAGCTATAAATAGCAAAGTATATCGAACTGACCAGCAAGGAGCTATACGCTTTAAAGGGTGGAATAGTTGGAAAATAGAAAGCGTTCGATGGGAAGGATAA
- a CDS encoding peptide ABC transporter ATP-binding protein, producing the protein MLQLTHVTLKTRQVILQDVDFTFEKGRIYGILAINGSGKTTLFRAISNLIPISSGNIAVSPSLFYYESIEWLDENLSGMDYLHLIKNIWKSGLNLRDEIAYWEMSDYVRLPIRKYSLGMKQRLVIAMYFLSQAKCWLMDEITNGLDEYYRQKFFDRLAQIDRQEQLVLLSSHYKEELVDVCDRVVTIHQGQIEEV; encoded by the coding sequence ATGTTGCAACTTACTCATGTGACCTTAAAAACGCGACAAGTCATCTTACAAGATGTTGATTTTACATTTGAAAAGGGTAGAATTTATGGTATTCTTGCTATCAATGGTTCTGGAAAGACGACACTATTCCGCGCCATTAGCAATTTAATTCCTATAAGTAGCGGAAATATCGCAGTCTCTCCTTCTTTGTTTTATTATGAGAGTATTGAATGGCTGGATGAAAACTTAAGTGGGATGGACTATCTTCACCTTATCAAAAACATCTGGAAGTCAGGTCTGAACTTGAGGGATGAAATTGCCTATTGGGAAATGTCGGACTATGTCAGACTTCCCATTCGCAAGTATTCCTTAGGCATGAAGCAACGCTTGGTGATTGCTATGTATTTCCTCAGTCAGGCGAAATGCTGGCTTATGGATGAGATTACAAATGGCTTAGATGAGTATTATCGACAGAAGTTTTTTGATAGGCTAGCACAAATCGATAGACAAGAACAACTGGTTCTTTTAAGTTCCCACTATAAGGAAGAGTTGGTTGATGTCTGTGATAGAGTAGTAACCATTCATCAGGGGCAGATAGAAGAGGTTTAG
- a CDS encoding translation initiation factor IF-3, translated as MKTIAKQDLFINDEIRVREVRLIGLEGEQLGIKPLSEAQALADNANVDLVLIQPQAKPPVAKIMDYGKFKFEYQKKQKEQRKKQSVVTVKEVRLSPTIDKGDFDTKLRNARKFLEKGNKVKVSIRFKGRMITHKEIGAKVLAEFAEATQDIAIIEQRAKMDGRQMFMQLAPATDKK; from the coding sequence GTGAAAACCATAGCAAAGCAAGACTTATTCATCAATGATGAGATTCGTGTACGTGAAGTTCGCTTGATTGGTCTTGAAGGAGAACAGCTAGGCATCAAGCCACTCAGTGAAGCGCAAGCTTTGGCTGATAACGCTAATGTTGACCTAGTATTGATTCAACCCCAAGCCAAACCACCTGTTGCAAAAATTATGGACTACGGTAAGTTCAAATTTGAGTACCAGAAGAAGCAAAAAGAACAACGTAAAAAACAAAGTGTTGTTACTGTGAAAGAAGTTCGTCTAAGTCCAACTATTGACAAGGGTGACTTTGATACAAAACTTCGCAATGCACGCAAATTCCTTGAAAAAGGAAATAAAGTTAAGGTATCTATTCGCTTTAAGGGTCGTATGATTACCCATAAAGAGATTGGTGCAAAAGTTTTAGCCGAGTTTGCTGAAGCAACTCAAGATATTGCAATCATCGAACAACGTGCTAAAATGGATGGACGTCAAATGTTCATGCAATTGGCGCCAGCGACTGACAAAAAATAA
- the rpmI gene encoding 50S ribosomal protein L35 yields the protein MPKQKTHRASAKRFKRTGSGGLKRFRAYTSHRFHGKTKKQRRHLRKASMVHSGDYKRIKAMLTRLK from the coding sequence ATGCCAAAACAAAAAACACACCGCGCATCAGCTAAACGTTTCAAACGTACAGGTTCTGGTGGACTTAAACGTTTCCGTGCTTACACTTCTCACCGTTTCCACGGAAAAACTAAGAAACAACGTCGTCATCTTCGTAAAGCATCTATGGTGCATTCAGGAGATTACAAACGTATCAAAGCAATGCTTACTCGCTTGAAATAA
- a CDS encoding 50S ribosomal protein L20, which produces MARVKGGVVSRKRRKRILKLAKGYYGAKHILFRTAKEQVMNSYYYAYRDRRQKKRDFRKLWITRINAAARMNGLSYSQLMHGLKLAEIEVNRKMLADLAVNDAAAFTALADAAKAKLGK; this is translated from the coding sequence ATGGCACGTGTTAAAGGTGGCGTTGTATCACGCAAACGTCGTAAACGTATTCTTAAATTAGCAAAAGGTTACTATGGAGCTAAACACATCTTGTTCCGTACTGCAAAAGAACAAGTAATGAACTCTTACTACTATGCATACCGTGACCGTCGTCAGAAAAAACGTGACTTCCGCAAATTGTGGATCACTCGTATCAACGCGGCAGCTCGTATGAACGGACTTTCATACTCACAATTGATGCATGGTTTGAAATTAGCTGAGATCGAAGTTAACCGTAAAATGCTTGCTGACTTGGCTGTTAACGATGCAGCAGCTTTCACAGCTCTTGCAGATGCAGCTAAAGCAAAACTTGGTAAATAA
- a CDS encoding lactoylglutathione lyase, protein MASKMLHTCLRVENLEKSIAFYQDAFGFKELRRRDFPDHAFTIVYLGLEGDDYELELTYNYDHGPYVVGDGFAHIALSTPDLEALHQEHSAKGYEVTQPNGLPGTAPNYYFVKDPDGYKVEVIREK, encoded by the coding sequence ATGGCTTCAAAAATGCTACACACTTGCTTGCGAGTAGAAAATCTTGAAAAATCAATCGCATTTTATCAAGATGCTTTTGGTTTTAAAGAATTGCGTCGCAGAGATTTTCCAGATCATGCCTTCACGATTGTCTATCTAGGACTTGAAGGTGACGACTATGAGTTGGAATTGACTTATAACTACGATCACGGTCCTTATGTGGTTGGAGATGGGTTTGCCCATATCGCCCTCAGTACACCTGATCTTGAAGCTCTTCATCAAGAGCACAGTGCAAAAGGCTATGAAGTGACTCAGCCAAATGGTCTACCAGGAACTGCACCAAACTATTATTTTGTCAAGGACCCTGATGGATACAAGGTCGAAGTCATTCGTGAAAAATAA
- a CDS encoding dihydroorotate dehydrogenase electron transfer subunit (responsible for channeling the electrons from the oxidation of dihydroorotate from the FMN redox center in the pyrD subunit to the ultimate electron acceptor NAD(+)), with translation MNPTCKKRLGAIRLETMKVVKQEEIAPAIFELVLEGEMVEAMRAGQFLHLRVPDDAHLLRRPISISSIDKVNKQCHLIYRIEGAGTAIFSTLSQGDTLDVMGPQGNGFDLSELDEQSQVLLVGGGIGVPPLLEVAKELYGRGVKVVTVLGFANKDAVILEKELAQYGQVFVTTDDGSYGIKGNVSVVINDLDSQFDAVYSCGAPGMMKYINQTFYNHPRAYLSLESRMACGMGACYACVLKVPESETVNQRVCEDGPVFRTGTVVL, from the coding sequence ATGAATCCCACATGTAAGAAACGTTTGGGTGCCATTCGTTTGGAAACTATGAAGGTGGTTAAACAAGAGGAAATCGCGCCAGCAATTTTTGAATTAGTCCTAGAAGGGGAAATGGTTGAAGCTATGCGAGCAGGCCAATTTCTTCACCTGCGTGTGCCTGATGATGCCCATCTCTTGCGCCGCCCTATTTCAATTTCGTCTATTGATAAGGTAAACAAGCAGTGTCATCTCATTTATCGGATTGAGGGGGCTGGGACTGCCATTTTTTCAACCTTAAGTCAGGGAGATACTCTGGATGTGATGGGGCCTCAGGGAAATGGTTTTGACTTGTCTGAACTAGATGAGCAGAGCCAGGTTCTCCTTGTTGGTGGGGGGATTGGTGTTCCTCCCTTGCTTGAGGTGGCCAAGGAATTGTATGGACGTGGAGTGAAAGTAGTGACAGTTCTCGGTTTTGCTAATAAGGATGCTGTTATTCTCGAAAAGGAATTAGCCCAATATGGGCAGGTCTTTGTAACGACAGATGATGGTTCTTATGGCATTAAGGGGAATGTTTCTGTTGTCATCAATGATTTAGATAGTCAGTTTGATGCTGTTTACTCGTGTGGGGCGCCTGGAATGATGAAGTATATCAATCAAACCTTCTATAACCATCCAAGAGCCTATCTATCTTTGGAATCTCGTATGGCTTGTGGGATGGGGGCATGCTATGCCTGCGTCCTAAAAGTTCCAGAAAGCGAGACGGTCAACCAACGCGTCTGTGAAGATGGCCCTGTCTTCCGTACTGGAACAGTTGTATTATAA
- a CDS encoding dihydroorotate dehydrogenase (catalyzes the conversion of dihydroorotate to orotate in the pyrimidine biosynthesis pathway, using a flavin nucleotide as an essential cofactor; subclass 1B is a heterotetramer consisting of two PyrDB subunits, similar to the PyrDA subunits and two PyrK subunits), with protein sequence MTKNRLQVSLPGLDLKNPIIPASGCFGFGQEYAKYYDLDLLGSIMIKATTLEPRFGNPTPRVAETPAGMLNAIGLQNPGLEVVLAEKLPWLEREYPNLPIIANVAGFSKQEYAAVSHGISKAANVKAIELNISCPNVDHCNHGLLIGQDPDLAYDVVKAAVEASDVPVYIKLTPSVTDIVTVAKAAEDAGASGLTMINTLVGMRFDLKTRKPILANGTGGMSGPAVFPVALKLIRQVAQTTDLPIIGMGGVDSAEAVLEMYLAGASAIGVGTANFTNPYACPDIIENLPKVMDKYGISSLENLRKEVKESLR encoded by the coding sequence ATGACTAAAAATCGTTTACAAGTTTCTCTACCTGGTTTGGATTTGAAAAATCCCATCATTCCAGCATCAGGCTGTTTTGGTTTTGGCCAAGAGTATGCCAAGTATTATGATTTAGATCTTTTAGGTTCTATTATGATTAAGGCGACGACGCTTGAACCACGTTTTGGGAATCCAACTCCAAGGGTAGCAGAAACACCTGCTGGTATGCTCAATGCAATCGGCCTGCAAAATCCTGGTTTAGAGGTTGTTTTGGCTGAAAAACTTCCTTGGCTGGAGAGAGAGTATCCAAATCTTCCTATTATTGCCAATGTAGCTGGTTTTTCAAAACAAGAGTATGCTGCCGTTTCTCATGGTATTTCCAAGGCAGCTAATGTGAAGGCTATTGAGCTCAATATTTCTTGCCCTAACGTAGATCACTGTAATCATGGACTCTTGATTGGTCAAGATCCAGATTTGGCTTATGATGTGGTGAAAGCAGCTGTGGAAGCGTCTGATGTACCAGTTTATATCAAACTAACCCCTAGTGTAACGGATATCGTCACTGTCGCAAAAGCTGCAGAAGATGCGGGAGCAAGTGGCTTGACCATGATCAATACTCTAGTTGGAATGCGCTTTGACCTCAAAACCAGAAAACCAATCTTGGCCAATGGAACAGGTGGAATGTCTGGTCCAGCAGTCTTTCCAGTAGCCCTCAAACTCATCCGCCAAGTCGCCCAAACAACAGACCTGCCTATCATTGGAATGGGGGGAGTGGATTCGGCTGAAGCTGTCTTAGAAATGTATCTGGCTGGGGCATCTGCAATCGGAGTTGGAACAGCTAACTTTACCAATCCATATGCTTGTCCTGACATCATTGAAAATCTACCAAAGGTTATGGATAAATATGGTATCAGCAGTCTAGAAAATCTACGCAAGGAAGTAAAAGAGTCTCTGAGGTAA
- a CDS encoding dihydroorotate dehydrogenase: MSFDGFFLHHMVEELRRELVNGRIQKINQPFEQELVLQIRSNRQSHRLLLSAHPVFGRIQLTQTTFENPAQPSTFIMVLRKYLQGALIESIEQVENDRIVEITVSNKNEIGDHIQATLIIEIMGKHSNILLVDKSSHKILEVIKHVGFSQNSYRTLLPGSTYIAPPSTESLNPFTIKDEKLFEILQTQETRAKNLQNLFQGLGRDTANELESILVSDKLSTFRNFFNQETKPCLTETSFSPVPFANQVGEPFASLSDLLDTYYKDKAERDRVKQQASELIRRVENELQKNRHKLKKQEKELLATDNAEEFRQKGELLTTFLHQVPNDQDQVILDNYYTNQPITIALDKALTPNQNAQRYFKRYQKLKEAVKYLTDLIEETKATILYLESVETVLNQAGLEEIAEIREELIQTGFIRRRQREKIQKRKKPEQYLASDGKTIIYVGRNNLQNEELTFKMARKEELWFHAKDIPGSHVVISGNLDPSDEVKTDAAELAAYFSQGRLSNLVQVDMIEVKKLNKPTGGKPGFVTYTGQKTLRVTPDPEKITSMKKS, from the coding sequence ATGTCATTTGACGGATTTTTTTTACACCACATGGTTGAGGAATTGCGAAGAGAGTTAGTGAATGGTCGCATCCAGAAAATCAATCAGCCTTTTGAACAAGAATTAGTCTTGCAAATCCGCAGCAATCGCCAAAGCCATCGCCTGCTCCTTTCTGCCCATCCTGTTTTTGGACGCATTCAGCTGACCCAAACGACTTTTGAAAATCCAGCCCAGCCTTCTACCTTTATCATGGTTTTGAGAAAGTATTTGCAGGGGGCCCTGATTGAGTCGATTGAGCAAGTGGAAAATGACCGAATTGTGGAAATTACGGTTTCTAATAAAAACGAGATTGGAGACCATATTCAGGCTACCTTGATTATCGAAATCATGGGGAAACACAGTAATATTCTACTGGTTGATAAAAGCAGTCATAAAATCCTCGAAGTTATCAAACACGTTGGCTTTTCACAAAATAGCTACCGTACCTTGCTTCCTGGATCGACCTACATCGCTCCGCCAAGTACGGAATCTCTCAATCCTTTCACGATCAAGGATGAAAAGCTCTTTGAAATCCTACAAACTCAGGAAACGAGAGCTAAGAACCTTCAAAACCTCTTTCAAGGTCTGGGACGTGATACGGCAAATGAATTGGAAAGCATACTGGTTAGTGATAAACTATCTACTTTCCGAAACTTTTTCAATCAAGAAACCAAACCATGCTTGACTGAGACTTCCTTCAGCCCAGTTCCTTTTGCAAATCAGGTGGGAGAGCCTTTTGCCAGTCTTTCTGATTTGTTGGACACCTACTATAAGGATAAGGCTGAACGCGACCGCGTCAAACAGCAAGCCAGTGAACTCATTCGCCGTGTTGAAAATGAACTTCAGAAAAACCGCCACAAACTCAAAAAACAGGAAAAAGAATTACTGGCGACAGACAATGCTGAAGAATTTCGCCAAAAAGGGGAATTGCTAACAACCTTCCTCCATCAAGTGCCTAACGACCAAGACCAGGTTATCCTAGACAACTACTACACCAACCAACCTATCACGATTGCGCTTGATAAGGCTCTGACTCCCAACCAGAATGCCCAACGCTATTTTAAACGGTATCAGAAACTCAAAGAAGCTGTCAAATACTTGACTGATCTGATTGAGGAAACCAAGGCAACTATTCTCTATTTGGAAAGTGTAGAAACCGTCCTCAACCAAGCTGGACTGGAAGAAATCGCTGAAATCCGTGAAGAATTGATACAAACAGGTTTTATCCGCAGAAGACAGCGGGAGAAAATACAGAAACGCAAAAAACCAGAACAATATCTAGCAAGCGATGGCAAAACCATCATCTATGTTGGCCGCAATAACCTGCAAAATGAGGAACTAACCTTTAAAATGGCCCGCAAGGAGGAACTTTGGTTCCATGCCAAGGACATTCCTGGAAGCCATGTTGTCATCTCAGGCAATCTTGACCCATCCGATGAAGTCAAGACAGACGCGGCAGAACTAGCTGCCTACTTCTCTCAAGGGCGCCTGTCAAATCTGGTTCAAGTAGATATGATTGAAGTCAAGAAACTCAACAAACCAACTGGTGGCAAACCCGGCTTTGTCACTTACACAGGACAAAAGACCCTTCGTGTCACACCTGACCCAGAAAAAATCACATCCATGAAAAAATCCTGA
- a CDS encoding rRNA maturation RNase YbeY: protein MYIEMVDETGQVSKEMLQQTQEILEFAAQKLGKEDKEMAVTFVTNERSHELNLEYRDTDRPTDVISLEYKPELEIAFDEEDLLENPELAEMMSEFDAYIGELFISIDKAHEQAEEYGHSFEREMGFLAVHGFLHINGYDHYTPEEEAEMFGLQEEILTAYGLTRQ from the coding sequence ATGTATATTGAAATGGTAGATGAAACTGGTCAAGTTTCAAAAGAAATGTTGCAACAAACCCAAGAAATTTTGGAATTTGCAGCCCAAAAATTAGGCAAAGAAGACAAGGAGATGGCAGTCACTTTTGTGACCAATGAGCGTAGTCATGAACTCAATCTGGAGTACCGTGACACGGACCGCCCGACAGATGTTATCAGTCTTGAATATAAACCAGAGTTGGAAATTGCCTTTGACGAAGAGGATTTACTTGAAAATCCAGAATTGGCAGAGATGATGTCTGAGTTTGATGCCTATATTGGGGAACTTTTCATCTCTATCGATAAGGCTCATGAGCAGGCCGAGGAATACGGTCACAGCTTTGAGCGTGAGATGGGCTTCTTGGCAGTACACGGCTTTTTACATATCAACGGCTATGATCACTACACTCCGGAAGAAGAAGCGGAGATGTTCGGTTTACAAGAAGAAATTTTGACAGCCTATGGACTCACAAGACAATAA
- a CDS encoding UDP kinase, whose product MDSQDNKRKWKNRDLISSLEFALTGIFTAIKEERNMRKHAVTALVVILAGFVFQVSRIEWLFLLLSIFLVVAFEIINSAIENVVDLASHYHFSMLAKNAKDMAAGAVLVVSLFAALTGALIFLPRIWDLLF is encoded by the coding sequence ATGGACTCACAAGACAATAAACGAAAATGGAAAAATCGTGACCTGATATCCAGTTTAGAATTTGCTCTCACAGGAATTTTTACTGCTATCAAGGAAGAACGCAATATGCGAAAACATGCAGTGACGGCTCTTGTAGTCATTCTTGCAGGTTTTGTTTTTCAGGTGTCACGAATTGAATGGCTCTTTCTCCTATTGAGCATTTTCTTGGTAGTAGCTTTTGAAATTATCAATTCTGCTATTGAAAATGTGGTGGATTTGGCCAGTCACTATCACTTTTCTATGCTGGCTAAAAATGCCAAGGATATGGCGGCTGGCGCGGTATTAGTGGTCTCTCTTTTCGCAGCCTTAACAGGCGCATTGATTTTTCTCCCACGAATCTGGGATTTATTATTTTAA
- the era gene encoding GTPase Era (Era; Escherichia coli Ras-like protein; Bex; Bacillus Era-complementing segment; essential protein in Escherichia coli that is involved in many cellular processes; GTPase; binds the cell membrane through apparent C-terminal domain; mutants are arrested during the cell cycle; Streptococcus pneumoniae Era binds to RNA and Escherichia coli Era binds 16S rRNA and 30S ribosome) yields MTFKSGFVAILGRPNVGKSTFLNHVMGQKIAIMSDKAQTTRNKIMGIYTTDKEQIVFIDTPGIHKPKTALGDFMVESAYSTLREVDTVLFMVPADEARGKGDDMIIERLKAAKVPVILVVNKIDKVHPDQLLSQIDDFRNQMDFKEIVPISALQGNNVSRLVDILSENLDEGFQYFPSDQITDHPERFLVSEMVREKVLHLTREEIPHSVAVVVDSMKRDEETDKVHIRATIMVERDSQKGIIIGKGGAMLKKIGSMARRDIELMLGDKVFLETWVKVKKNWRDKKLDLADFGYNEKEY; encoded by the coding sequence ATGACTTTTAAATCAGGCTTTGTAGCCATTTTAGGACGTCCCAATGTTGGGAAGTCAACCTTTTTAAATCACGTTATGGGGCAAAAGATTGCCATCATGAGTGACAAGGCGCAGACAACGCGCAACAAAATCATGGGAATTTACACGACTGATAAGGAGCAAATTGTCTTTATCGACACACCAGGGATTCACAAACCTAAAACTGCCCTTGGAGATTTCATGGTTGAGTCTGCTTACAGCACCCTTCGTGAAGTGGACACCGTTCTTTTTATGGTGCCTGCTGATGAAGCGCGTGGTAAGGGGGACGACATGATTATCGAGCGTCTCAAGGCTGCCAAGGTTCCTGTGATTCTGGTGGTGAACAAGATTGATAAGGTCCACCCAGACCAGCTTTTGTCTCAGATTGATGATTTCCGTAATCAGATGGACTTCAAGGAAATTGTTCCTATCTCAGCCCTTCAGGGAAATAATGTGTCTCGTCTTGTGGATATTTTGAGTGAAAATCTAGATGAAGGTTTCCAATATTTCCCGTCTGATCAAATCACAGACCATCCAGAGCGTTTCTTGGTTTCAGAAATGGTTCGCGAGAAAGTCTTGCACCTAACTCGTGAAGAGATTCCGCATTCTGTCGCAGTAGTTGTGGATTCTATGAAACGAGATGAAGAGACAGACAAGGTTCACATCCGTGCAACCATCATGGTTGAGCGCGATAGTCAGAAAGGGATCATCATCGGTAAAGGTGGCGCTATGCTTAAGAAAATTGGTAGTATGGCCCGTCGTGATATTGAACTCATGCTAGGAGACAAGGTTTTCCTAGAAACATGGGTCAAGGTCAAGAAAAACTGGCGCGATAAAAAACTAGATTTGGCTGACTTTGGCTATAATGAAAAAGAATATTAA